The following are from one region of the Arcobacter defluvii genome:
- a CDS encoding ATP-binding protein has protein sequence MTSKKNIYIIILLFLTLTTFIILGTYYYISSKQENLLKSIYNSTHINIVKTTQNLIKDKQNTTLAIALALAKNDSLYRLMENKDYDKLEYKKISDELNQYSKYKNVWIQIVDKNGKSVYRSWTDLKGDNLLFRKDLKNTLTNQNVSTSISVALFNLTLKARTPIFDYNNNFLGALEVITHFNSISKDLKENNIDCLVITDKKYRKILKYPYTNIFIDDYYIANKNANMDLVNYVKNNDVEKYINIPNYIVENGYLISNFILYNKNNEKLAYIINFMDLNNIDLQIVKSFKVQIIMVSVIALIIIFFSFLIYLYSSHLKEIKSQENKKQSILDSQSNIIVITNGEEIIDANKKLYDFFKDANNLEEFRKNYVCICNTFLDMDNEFYIIKKDYGGKNWAEYVLNNEDKNFKVAIKNSNDKITHFSLKASMINNENYIIATFTDITKEVEQIEKDKEKDRLLYQQSKIAAIADTLKNIAHQWRQPLSVISTIASGMKIQKELNSLTNEDFNNSCNTIIDNTQRLSNTIENFTNFFNKDDSIVRFSFVESIKNTINFFDSIFEKNSIKCIFTYDNDMILDCNKNDFSQAILNILDNSVYALIENKQEDERYIFIDFTNKILQIKDTGNGIDEKLLSKILEPYFTTKHQAFGVGLGLYVVQEFFVKNLAYKIDIKNVTFDYENKEYSGTNFIIDFN, from the coding sequence ATGACATCAAAAAAGAATATCTACATCATAATTTTATTATTTTTAACTCTTACAACTTTCATAATTTTAGGAACCTATTATTATATTTCAAGTAAACAAGAGAATCTTTTAAAATCTATTTATAATTCAACACATATAAATATTGTAAAAACGACTCAAAATCTTATAAAAGACAAACAAAATACTACTTTAGCAATAGCTCTTGCACTTGCAAAAAATGATAGTTTATATAGACTTATGGAAAATAAAGATTATGATAAATTAGAATATAAAAAAATTTCAGATGAGTTAAATCAATATTCAAAATATAAAAATGTTTGGATTCAAATAGTTGATAAAAATGGAAAAAGTGTTTATCGTTCTTGGACTGATTTAAAAGGTGATAATTTACTTTTTAGAAAAGATTTAAAAAACACTTTAACAAATCAAAATGTTTCTACTTCAATAAGTGTAGCTTTATTTAATCTTACATTAAAAGCAAGAACACCTATTTTTGATTATAACAACAATTTTTTAGGAGCTTTAGAAGTTATCACTCACTTCAATTCTATCTCCAAAGATTTAAAAGAAAATAATATTGATTGTTTAGTAATCACTGATAAAAAATATAGAAAAATATTAAAATATCCATATACAAATATTTTTATAGATGATTATTATATTGCAAATAAAAATGCGAATATGGATTTAGTAAATTATGTAAAAAACAATGATGTAGAAAAATATATCAATATTCCAAATTATATTGTTGAAAATGGTTATCTAATTTCAAATTTTATTTTATATAACAAGAATAATGAAAAATTAGCTTACATTATAAATTTTATGGATTTAAATAATATTGATTTACAAATTGTAAAATCATTTAAAGTTCAAATTATCATGGTTTCTGTAATTGCACTAATCATAATATTTTTCTCATTTCTAATCTATTTATATTCATCTCATCTAAAAGAGATAAAATCTCAAGAAAATAAAAAACAATCAATCTTAGATTCTCAATCAAATATAATCGTAATTACAAATGGTGAAGAGATAATTGATGCAAATAAAAAATTATATGATTTTTTTAAAGATGCAAATAATCTAGAAGAATTTAGAAAGAATTATGTTTGTATTTGTAATACTTTTCTTGATATGGACAATGAATTTTATATAATAAAAAAAGATTATGGTGGCAAAAATTGGGCGGAATATGTTTTAAATAATGAAGATAAAAATTTTAAAGTTGCTATAAAAAACTCAAATGATAAAATTACTCATTTTTCATTAAAAGCTTCAATGATAAATAATGAAAATTACATAATAGCTACATTTACAGATATAACAAAAGAAGTTGAACAAATAGAAAAAGATAAAGAAAAAGATAGATTGCTTTATCAACAATCAAAAATAGCTGCGATTGCAGATACTTTAAAAAATATTGCTCATCAATGGAGACAACCTTTAAGTGTAATAAGTACAATAGCAAGTGGAATGAAAATCCAAAAAGAGTTAAATTCTTTAACTAATGAAGATTTTAATAACTCTTGCAATACCATAATAGATAATACTCAAAGACTTTCAAATACAATAGAAAACTTTACAAATTTTTTCAATAAAGATGATAGCATAGTAAGATTTTCCTTTGTAGAATCAATAAAAAACACCATTAATTTTTTTGACTCAATATTTGAAAAAAATTCAATAAAATGCATATTTACTTATGACAATGATATGATTTTGGATTGTAATAAAAATGACTTTTCTCAAGCAATTTTAAATATTCTTGATAACTCAGTTTATGCTTTGATAGAAAATAAACAGGAAGATGAGAGATATATTTTTATTGATTTTACAAATAAAATCTTACAAATAAAAGATACAGGAAATGGAATAGATGAGAAATTACTCTCAAAAATACTAGAACCATATTTTACTACAAAACACCAAGCTTTTGGCGTTGGATTAGGTCTTTATGT